In Amycolatopsis sp. EV170708-02-1, the following are encoded in one genomic region:
- a CDS encoding cytochrome P450, whose amino-acid sequence MTAVPISDVADRAEFEAVIRGLREREAVVPVVLDGGLRAWVITRYAEGRAALRDQRLVKNPHEVNAFKGVRHAEDSYVVEGRHMLNSDGADHVRLRGVVASQLLPASAVAALRPAVAEIAGRLLDDMGTTSSADLMAAYARPLPELVMGRVLGIPEESILALARLSRRLATREDSASAGMRAAYNDAVDLVRAEMTGTPPPGTVLATLLDAVAERRITRRELVSTVLMLLAAGTSSTTIAIGHGAATLAGTASTLRALLESEETSADLVEELIRHHPPFPFSPWRFAREAIEIDGITIPAGSVVFILLAAVNRDPAVIERPEQLVPGRRLPTGHLTFGYGPHFCVGANLARMEIATALRTLFDRFPNLTLAIPYSDVAWTGLLFDRTITALPVLPQSA is encoded by the coding sequence ATGACGGCCGTCCCGATCAGCGACGTCGCTGATCGCGCCGAGTTCGAGGCGGTCATCCGGGGCCTGCGTGAGCGGGAAGCTGTCGTTCCTGTCGTGCTCGATGGAGGGCTCCGGGCCTGGGTGATCACCCGGTACGCCGAGGGCCGGGCCGCACTCCGCGACCAGCGATTGGTGAAGAACCCGCACGAGGTCAACGCTTTCAAAGGAGTCCGCCACGCCGAGGACAGCTACGTGGTCGAGGGAAGACACATGCTCAACAGCGACGGCGCCGACCACGTCCGGCTGCGGGGTGTGGTGGCTTCGCAACTGTTGCCGGCATCGGCCGTCGCGGCTTTGCGCCCTGCAGTAGCGGAGATCGCCGGCCGTCTCCTCGACGACATGGGCACCACGTCGTCCGCGGACCTGATGGCGGCCTACGCGAGACCGTTGCCCGAGTTGGTCATGGGGCGGGTGCTCGGGATTCCGGAGGAGAGCATCCTGGCGCTCGCCCGGCTGAGCAGGCGGCTGGCCACCCGCGAGGACTCGGCATCGGCCGGGATGCGCGCCGCCTACAACGACGCGGTGGACCTGGTGCGGGCCGAGATGACCGGTACCCCACCTCCGGGAACCGTGCTCGCGACCCTGCTCGACGCGGTCGCCGAGCGCCGGATCACCCGGCGGGAGCTGGTTTCGACGGTGCTGATGCTTCTCGCCGCGGGTACCTCCTCGACCACCATCGCCATCGGCCATGGCGCCGCGACGCTCGCCGGCACGGCTTCGACACTGCGGGCGCTGCTCGAGTCGGAGGAGACGTCGGCGGACCTGGTCGAGGAGCTGATCCGGCATCATCCGCCGTTCCCCTTTTCTCCCTGGCGGTTCGCCCGCGAAGCGATCGAGATCGACGGCATCACCATCCCGGCGGGTTCAGTCGTGTTCATCCTGCTCGCCGCGGTCAACCGCGACCCTGCGGTCATCGAACGCCCCGAGCAACTGGTACCAGGCAGGCGGCTGCCCACCGGGCACCTCACATTCGGGTACGGACCGCACTTCTGCGTGGGCGCGAACCTGGCCCGGATGGAGATCGCGACGGCACTGCGGACGCTCTTCGACCGCTTTCCGAATCTGACCTTGGCGATCCCGTACTCGGACGTGGCGTGGACGGGGCTTCTGTTCGACCGGACGATCACCGCGCTGCCGGTGCTCCCCCAAAGCGCCTGA
- a CDS encoding acyl carrier protein, with product MIDIPEPSTISHEVTTLVRARMADVVNHPVAEVDLTARVTELPGMDSAKLVEVVVWCEARWNIELDEEVLFDARTGEDLCEIIAEAIAAKRAS from the coding sequence ATGATCGACATCCCGGAGCCGAGCACGATCTCGCACGAGGTCACCACCCTGGTGCGAGCGCGAATGGCCGATGTGGTGAACCATCCGGTAGCCGAGGTCGACCTGACCGCGCGAGTCACCGAGCTGCCGGGAATGGACTCGGCGAAACTCGTCGAAGTCGTCGTGTGGTGCGAAGCGCGGTGGAACATCGAACTGGACGAGGAAGTCCTCTTCGACGCCCGCACCGGCGAGGACCTCTGCGAGATCATCGCCGAAGCCATCGCGGCGAAGCGGGCGAGCTAA
- a CDS encoding AMP-binding protein, producing the protein MADRATTLPELLTGLADSDRKVLFPTSGATLPHRALPALARSTGALLTAKGVVRDEVVGLLIPTGPEWLSSFFGVSMIGAVVSTLPLPPVVLDPEAVAQGLLPIVAAADLRHLVVAGVGRAVGAALAEARPELAVIDVTEVPAGNVPDVPVRPHDRAVVQFSSGSTARPKGVVLTHQAMLTGVSAINTHIQTVPEDLLVGWVPLFHDMGLVSLLCSLLTPCDAHLFGPQSFIRDPGAIVEHIAEAGGTIVTGPNFSYDKFVEAAQGRSLDLSRWRLALNGAETVRPDTVTDFQRTFGPCGVPSSTMYPCYGMAEATLAVTLPKLGTPPRMLTVDRERTELNGPVVFDERGRRLVGVGVAVPGMEIAIAGTDGEHLPEGWLGEIHIRGAAVTRGYLGETPRADDDWLSTGDLGFLDNGELFIVGRRKEMIIVRGRNFFPDEVENSVRDLDVVHRGHCVAVAHPFEERIVVVAETAAQTGAEAGSIQGAVQSALGLAAVDVVLVPPRSLPRTTSGKWQRTLVAELVRRHLTDTPPQEDSS; encoded by the coding sequence TTGGCTGACCGTGCGACCACCTTGCCGGAACTGCTCACCGGACTGGCCGACAGCGATCGGAAGGTCCTCTTCCCCACCTCCGGGGCGACCCTGCCGCATCGGGCACTGCCGGCGCTGGCAAGGTCGACCGGCGCGCTTCTGACCGCCAAAGGTGTCGTGCGCGACGAAGTCGTCGGCCTGCTCATACCCACCGGCCCGGAATGGCTGTCTTCCTTCTTCGGCGTCTCGATGATCGGTGCCGTCGTCTCCACACTCCCGCTGCCGCCGGTCGTCCTCGACCCCGAAGCCGTCGCCCAGGGGCTATTGCCGATCGTGGCGGCCGCGGACCTGCGCCATCTCGTCGTGGCCGGTGTCGGCCGTGCGGTCGGCGCCGCGCTCGCCGAGGCCCGTCCTGAGCTGGCGGTGATCGACGTGACCGAAGTGCCTGCCGGGAACGTTCCGGACGTACCGGTGCGACCGCACGACCGGGCGGTGGTGCAGTTCAGTTCGGGCAGCACCGCCCGCCCCAAGGGGGTGGTACTCACCCATCAGGCGATGCTGACCGGGGTGTCCGCCATCAACACCCACATCCAGACGGTCCCCGAGGACCTTCTCGTGGGCTGGGTGCCGCTTTTCCACGACATGGGCCTGGTCTCGTTGCTGTGCTCGCTGCTCACCCCCTGCGACGCCCACTTGTTCGGGCCGCAGAGTTTCATCCGCGACCCCGGCGCGATCGTCGAGCACATCGCCGAAGCCGGTGGGACGATCGTGACCGGCCCGAACTTCTCTTACGACAAGTTCGTCGAGGCGGCGCAAGGTCGGTCTCTTGACCTGTCGCGTTGGCGCCTGGCGCTCAACGGGGCGGAGACGGTCCGCCCGGACACGGTCACCGACTTCCAACGGACATTCGGGCCGTGCGGCGTTCCCTCCTCCACCATGTATCCGTGCTACGGAATGGCCGAGGCGACGCTGGCGGTCACGCTGCCGAAGCTCGGCACACCTCCACGCATGCTGACCGTCGACCGTGAGCGGACCGAACTGAACGGGCCGGTCGTGTTCGATGAGCGCGGGCGACGTCTCGTCGGAGTCGGGGTCGCCGTCCCGGGCATGGAGATCGCCATCGCCGGTACGGACGGCGAGCATCTTCCCGAGGGATGGCTCGGCGAGATCCACATCCGCGGCGCCGCGGTCACCCGTGGCTATCTGGGCGAGACCCCACGCGCCGACGACGACTGGCTGAGCACCGGCGACCTGGGTTTCCTCGACAACGGCGAACTGTTCATCGTGGGCAGACGCAAGGAAATGATCATCGTCCGAGGGCGGAACTTCTTTCCTGACGAGGTCGAGAACTCGGTGCGCGACCTGGATGTCGTGCACCGAGGGCATTGCGTGGCGGTCGCCCACCCTTTCGAGGAACGAATCGTCGTGGTCGCCGAGACCGCCGCGCAGACAGGAGCCGAGGCCGGCTCCATCCAAGGAGCCGTGCAGTCCGCGCTCGGGCTGGCCGCCGTGGACGTTGTGCTCGTTCCACCCCGTTCGTTGCCCCGCACCACGAGCGGGAAGTGGCAACGCACGCTGGTCGCCGAACTTGTGCGGCGACACCTGACCGACACGCCCCCGCAGGAGGATTCCTCATGA
- a CDS encoding PEP/pyruvate-binding domain-containing protein, with product MWTRDFTEIGEEDLSLVGGKGLSLAALTRHGIPVPRGFVVTTQAFETLMADNGISPHAPDAGTRVGAAPPPAGLAEEVTKRLNGLNGRYFAVRSSAVSEDSEDRSFAGIFESYLNVPAADVESHVRRCYASLFSDRARHYLHAPEPIAVVIQEMVDSRHAGALFTRHPVDHTEDVIVVESCHGLGELLVSGEITPAHYVLDKRSGVILQRRAGTQHVKLVRVDGQNEVVPVAEIDEPLSAADLRGLSLIARRIETFAGTACDVEWCIDDTGLHIVQSRPITTLREPGDDVSELPKYSKRFSSRILSPIFEEANVQGFHKYARSQFELSFDLSRYHVYQPSFKHPNGDVDIWIDNALDASLIAHMKVLIRRDHNYLERLETRYLRTVEEFTNFCEATEGRDYRQETDELLILLLGEFDELNQRMTSIYNAPIFALTPLAELVSEEMQGGKSANFSDDFATLTFSDVPNSAFLQEEEFLRILLVTQERLGHAAWSDEVLEDAEISALIDQYHRRWRFLACTDVIGEAFTRQYFEDLLRSRFPEDAAQLWRIMLERQEAERDAVRAAMRVYPWLQYEITWLRTWTYHRNHTTEHYYRDFQCLKPLLVEVACRLGTSYRLLLNLSVSEIAGALAGTAADARSRAVHRGRKGFSLEWRQEAPFLATGVRRKDRLEVIRERTEDRIEGQVANRGAATGTVRIVKDPVLESSRFETGDILVTPMTTPSFVPLMARAAAIVTDEGGVLCHAAIVSRELNKPCVIAAHNATQLLTEGMRVHVDADRGEVLVLAPLQGQPA from the coding sequence ATGTGGACACGCGACTTCACTGAGATCGGCGAGGAAGACTTGTCGCTGGTCGGCGGCAAGGGGCTCTCCCTGGCCGCCTTGACACGTCACGGAATTCCCGTTCCACGCGGCTTCGTCGTCACCACGCAGGCTTTCGAAACGCTGATGGCCGACAACGGGATCAGCCCGCACGCACCGGATGCCGGTACGCGTGTCGGCGCCGCGCCTCCGCCTGCCGGTCTTGCGGAGGAAGTGACCAAGCGGCTCAACGGCCTGAACGGCCGCTACTTCGCCGTCCGGAGCAGTGCGGTCAGCGAGGACTCCGAGGATCGGAGCTTCGCCGGCATTTTCGAGAGCTACCTCAACGTTCCCGCGGCCGACGTCGAGTCCCACGTGCGGCGATGCTACGCGAGCTTGTTCTCAGACCGGGCACGACACTACCTGCACGCGCCCGAGCCGATCGCGGTCGTGATCCAGGAGATGGTCGACAGCCGGCACGCCGGAGCGCTCTTCACCAGACATCCTGTCGACCACACCGAAGATGTCATCGTGGTCGAGAGCTGCCACGGTCTCGGCGAACTGCTGGTATCGGGCGAGATAACACCGGCACACTACGTACTGGACAAGCGTTCGGGGGTGATCCTCCAGCGTCGCGCCGGCACGCAGCATGTCAAGTTGGTCCGAGTGGACGGGCAAAACGAAGTGGTACCGGTGGCCGAGATCGACGAGCCACTGAGCGCAGCGGACTTACGTGGTCTCTCGTTGATCGCCAGAAGAATCGAAACCTTCGCAGGAACCGCGTGTGACGTCGAGTGGTGCATCGACGACACCGGTCTGCATATCGTGCAAAGTCGCCCGATCACCACGCTCCGCGAGCCGGGTGATGATGTTTCCGAATTGCCGAAGTACAGCAAACGATTCAGTTCCCGAATTCTGTCTCCGATCTTCGAAGAAGCCAATGTCCAAGGCTTTCACAAGTATGCCCGAAGCCAGTTCGAGCTGAGTTTCGACCTCTCGCGATACCATGTGTACCAGCCGAGCTTCAAACACCCGAATGGTGACGTCGACATCTGGATCGACAACGCCCTCGACGCCAGTCTGATCGCGCACATGAAGGTGCTCATCCGACGCGACCACAACTATTTGGAGCGCCTGGAAACCCGCTACCTGCGGACCGTCGAGGAGTTCACCAATTTTTGCGAGGCAACAGAAGGTCGAGATTACCGTCAAGAAACGGATGAACTGCTGATCCTGCTTCTCGGCGAGTTCGACGAGCTCAATCAGCGCATGACCTCGATCTACAATGCCCCCATTTTCGCCCTCACGCCACTGGCCGAGCTGGTGAGCGAGGAAATGCAGGGCGGAAAGTCTGCGAATTTCAGTGACGATTTCGCGACATTGACGTTCAGCGACGTGCCGAACAGCGCATTCCTGCAGGAGGAGGAGTTCCTGCGCATCTTGTTGGTCACACAGGAACGGCTGGGCCATGCCGCCTGGTCGGACGAGGTGCTCGAGGACGCCGAGATCTCCGCCCTGATCGATCAATATCATCGCCGATGGCGATTCCTTGCCTGCACCGATGTCATCGGCGAGGCTTTTACGAGGCAATATTTCGAGGACCTGCTGCGAAGCAGGTTCCCGGAGGACGCCGCGCAGCTATGGCGCATCATGCTGGAACGGCAAGAGGCCGAACGCGACGCTGTCCGAGCGGCCATGCGGGTCTATCCCTGGCTGCAGTATGAGATCACTTGGCTGCGCACCTGGACCTACCACCGCAATCATACGACGGAACACTACTATCGGGATTTTCAGTGTTTGAAGCCGCTGTTGGTGGAGGTCGCCTGCCGGCTCGGCACTTCGTACCGTCTCCTGCTGAACCTGTCCGTGTCGGAGATCGCGGGAGCACTGGCCGGCACCGCTGCCGACGCGAGGTCGCGCGCTGTTCACCGTGGCCGTAAGGGCTTCAGCCTTGAATGGCGCCAGGAGGCCCCTTTCTTGGCCACGGGAGTACGTCGAAAGGACCGCCTTGAGGTCATCCGGGAGAGGACAGAGGATCGCATCGAGGGACAGGTCGCCAACCGAGGCGCGGCCACGGGAACGGTTCGCATCGTCAAGGACCCCGTTCTGGAATCGTCCCGGTTCGAAACCGGCGATATCCTCGTGACTCCGATGACGACACCGAGTTTCGTCCCGCTCATGGCACGAGCGGCAGCGATCGTCACTGATGAGGGAGGCGTCCTTTGCCACGCTGCCATCGTGTCACGGGAGCTGAACAAGCCGTGCGTGATCGCCGCCCACAACGCGACTCAGCTCCTGACCGAGGGAATGCGGGTACACGTGGACGCCGACCGGGGTGAGGTTCTCGTCCTGGCTCCGTTGCAGGGCCAGCCGGCCTAG
- a CDS encoding alanine racemase: MHSLIEHRIPGNGLHAAKDLLARILQAREPYTMHGDITGLFDWLGDDGTEWCQEVERHRLRGSLLMSDKRMMPRPQTEEVRFLPDITAGASVGVTFGDVAFAVSLDPPHVSRLDGPGVATLLRNAFWALWENARETPRARSISKVDHTLLPERETRSSWNIPEEVLSDIRSTQRTTFLMNIGAIRHSYRQLVDLAPALDIRFSVKTNPDPRVLSALQEEGCGFEATSWHEVELARLAGASPEKVIFSAPVQELEDLRLAHESGVSVFVVDSVSQIDRIAKAAPDARCLVRIRTSGDHYAFINLSTKFGIPQAELIPMLHAVERAGLVPHGIAFNVGGQNEVATAWRDGIRQAHALAAECRLHGFPIEMIDIGGGFPIPVHPLVPRLEQIAPTINAELSGLHYLAEPGRLIAGDAGKLVAPVVSRAVRDGRTWLYVNASIFGVLQMMDRHRFHFPITTDRVDLDAEEYVISSLSCDGRDVISDSTILPKGVAEGNLLFIHFVGAYSAPVFNIGYGGVRPARVQYLD, from the coding sequence GTGCATTCACTGATTGAGCACCGCATCCCAGGGAATGGTCTTCACGCGGCAAAAGACCTCCTCGCGCGCATTCTGCAGGCCCGTGAACCGTACACGATGCATGGCGACATCACCGGACTGTTCGATTGGCTCGGCGACGATGGAACCGAGTGGTGCCAAGAAGTTGAACGTCACCGTCTGCGGGGCAGCCTGCTGATGTCCGATAAACGGATGATGCCGAGGCCACAGACGGAGGAGGTCCGCTTCTTGCCGGATATCACCGCCGGCGCCTCCGTCGGAGTGACATTCGGTGACGTGGCGTTCGCGGTCTCGCTCGACCCACCGCACGTTTCCCGGCTGGATGGCCCCGGCGTGGCCACACTACTCAGAAACGCGTTTTGGGCATTGTGGGAAAACGCTCGTGAAACACCTCGAGCGAGATCGATCAGCAAGGTGGATCACACCCTACTGCCAGAACGTGAGACTCGCTCCTCGTGGAATATTCCCGAGGAAGTCTTGTCCGATATCCGGTCGACGCAGCGCACGACATTTCTGATGAACATCGGCGCAATCCGCCACTCCTACCGGCAACTCGTCGATCTCGCTCCGGCTCTGGATATTCGTTTCTCGGTGAAAACCAACCCTGACCCGCGAGTACTTTCCGCACTACAGGAAGAGGGATGCGGTTTTGAAGCCACATCGTGGCATGAAGTCGAACTGGCAAGACTGGCGGGCGCGTCGCCCGAGAAAGTGATCTTCTCTGCCCCCGTCCAGGAACTCGAAGATCTGCGCTTGGCACATGAAAGTGGCGTCTCCGTGTTTGTCGTCGACTCGGTGAGCCAAATAGACCGAATCGCCAAGGCCGCACCTGATGCCCGGTGCCTGGTGCGAATTCGCACATCAGGTGACCACTACGCGTTCATCAACCTTTCGACGAAGTTCGGAATCCCGCAGGCGGAACTGATACCGATGTTGCACGCGGTGGAGCGAGCCGGACTCGTCCCCCACGGCATCGCCTTCAACGTGGGCGGCCAGAACGAGGTGGCCACCGCGTGGCGTGATGGGATCCGCCAGGCGCACGCACTGGCCGCGGAATGCCGGCTGCACGGGTTCCCGATCGAGATGATCGACATCGGCGGCGGATTCCCGATCCCGGTACACCCACTGGTCCCCCGCCTCGAGCAGATCGCTCCTACCATCAACGCAGAACTCTCCGGCCTGCACTATCTGGCCGAACCGGGGCGGCTGATCGCAGGCGACGCCGGCAAACTGGTGGCTCCGGTTGTTTCCAGGGCAGTTCGGGACGGTCGAACCTGGCTCTACGTCAACGCATCTATTTTCGGCGTGTTACAGATGATGGATAGACATAGATTCCATTTTCCGATAACAACCGACCGGGTAGACCTCGACGCCGAAGAGTATGTAATTTCTTCACTGTCCTGCGACGGTCGTGATGTCATTTCGGACAGCACGATCTTACCCAAGGGGGTCGCCGAAGGAAATCTCCTGTTCATACATTTTGTCGGCGCTTACAGTGCACCTGTCTTCAATATCGGCTATGGCGGCGTTCGGCCCGCCCGAGTTCAGTACTTGGACTAG
- a CDS encoding aspartate/glutamate racemase family protein, with product MTTIWWINPVGTSAFDDEVMLAIKAVRAPHHEVVVRHLDSGPPHLEYREYEHQVIAPVIALAREAENAGAHAVVLGCFFDGGLPELRECVRLPVVGMGEASMLLASTLGHRFSIIAGRRKWVPHLERGALLSGMERHLASVRAVDMSIPAAQADPDAFFGHVRDAARLAVQRDGAEVIVLAEIAPPGFAEVLRDELGVAFVDPGMASWKWAEMMADLYKLEAVSHSKVGGYEPLPASATHR from the coding sequence ATGACCACGATATGGTGGATCAATCCCGTAGGCACTTCGGCGTTCGACGACGAGGTGATGCTCGCGATCAAAGCGGTCCGAGCGCCACATCACGAGGTCGTGGTCCGACACCTCGACAGCGGGCCTCCGCACCTCGAGTACCGCGAATACGAGCATCAGGTGATAGCTCCGGTCATCGCCTTGGCCCGTGAAGCCGAAAACGCCGGTGCGCATGCCGTTGTGCTCGGTTGCTTCTTCGATGGCGGGCTACCCGAGCTCCGCGAGTGCGTAAGACTGCCTGTCGTCGGAATGGGCGAGGCGAGCATGCTCTTGGCCTCGACCCTCGGTCACCGGTTCTCCATCATCGCCGGACGGCGGAAATGGGTGCCACACCTCGAGCGGGGCGCCTTGCTCAGCGGCATGGAGCGGCACCTGGCATCCGTGCGCGCGGTCGATATGTCCATCCCTGCGGCACAGGCAGATCCCGACGCGTTCTTCGGTCATGTGCGGGACGCGGCGCGACTCGCCGTCCAGCGCGATGGCGCGGAGGTCATCGTCCTCGCCGAGATCGCACCGCCCGGCTTCGCCGAAGTGCTGAGAGATGAGCTCGGAGTTGCCTTCGTCGACCCCGGCATGGCCAGCTGGAAGTGGGCCGAGATGATGGCGGACCTGTACAAGCTCGAAGCCGTATCGCACTCGAAAGTCGGTGGCTACGAGCCGTTGCCGGCGTCAGCGACTCACCGATGA
- a CDS encoding aKG-HExxH-type peptide beta-hydroxylase, whose amino-acid sequence MNVPVSTYQLPTGLSQQVDAYRASKIARLDDVLRALDTNDDHPWSAAASADLPLRYALAHQVFEAASRAVQDQDTEAIGAAMMLRSEESALDPIQTDAGPIVVLHPAWAALTDDAALDEDAARTAAPVAIASAELHAAATAADRDLVRRALGSAVAAGFGSTVARNTRVVALIAELRPTAAKIRSWTTTSLPATAHLDYFAEQRYVSRELIHEAAHTELNDLFAASGIADDLRQSTATFYAPWLETERPAFGFLHGTWAFSHVALYCRWLLDADVTPEISAVADMMHTRHVKQIHATRQDFARAVELVRVPELAELITQRRDAALEGASSPVNA is encoded by the coding sequence GTGAACGTGCCTGTGTCAACCTACCAGTTGCCGACCGGTTTGAGTCAGCAGGTGGATGCCTACCGGGCGAGCAAGATCGCGCGCCTTGACGACGTACTGCGCGCACTCGACACCAACGATGACCATCCCTGGAGCGCAGCGGCCAGTGCTGATCTTCCCTTGCGCTACGCACTGGCACACCAGGTGTTCGAAGCGGCGAGCCGAGCCGTACAGGACCAGGACACCGAGGCGATCGGCGCAGCGATGATGTTGCGTTCGGAAGAGTCGGCTTTGGACCCGATTCAGACGGACGCGGGTCCGATCGTTGTCCTCCATCCGGCATGGGCGGCGCTCACCGATGATGCCGCCCTCGACGAGGACGCCGCACGCACCGCCGCCCCGGTCGCGATCGCGTCCGCCGAACTCCACGCAGCGGCCACCGCGGCGGACCGTGATCTCGTCCGGCGCGCTCTGGGCTCGGCCGTGGCCGCCGGATTCGGTTCGACGGTAGCCAGGAACACCCGAGTCGTGGCACTGATCGCCGAGCTGCGGCCGACCGCCGCGAAGATCCGAAGCTGGACGACCACTTCCTTGCCGGCGACAGCACACCTGGACTACTTCGCCGAACAGCGCTATGTCAGCCGCGAGCTCATCCATGAGGCAGCGCACACCGAGCTCAACGATCTCTTCGCCGCATCGGGCATCGCTGACGACCTTCGACAGAGCACCGCGACCTTCTACGCACCATGGCTTGAGACGGAGCGTCCCGCGTTCGGGTTCCTGCATGGGACTTGGGCGTTCTCCCATGTCGCACTGTACTGCCGGTGGTTGCTGGATGCCGATGTCACACCGGAGATCTCGGCCGTCGCGGACATGATGCATACAAGACACGTGAAGCAGATACACGCCACTCGACAGGACTTCGCCCGTGCGGTGGAGCTGGTTCGAGTACCCGAACTAGCCGAACTGATCACTCAGCGCAGGGATGCGGCCCTTGAGGGTGCCAGCTCCCCGGTGAACGCCTGA